The genomic region ACGCTCATCATGTTTCATTAAAATTCGGGATACAGCATTACTCATAATTCGCTCGTTCGGTATTGAATGAACAAAGATAACTTTTGATTTCCTACCGAACCTGGAACGGAGGATATTTTCCAAGGCAAGCTTAGGCAGCATTAGACTTTAAACTTCTATTTCGATGGGGTGTTAAATAGACGACAATCATTTCAACTTAAAAAAGAGAGAACACGATGAACCCGAAAATTGACACTTATTTAGTTGAAGGATGCGGACGTTGTCCCCTGTATCGAACACCTGACTGCAAGGTACATCGGTGGCAGGAGGAATTGAAACAACTTCGGCGGATTGTGCTCAGCTGCGGGCTGACGGAAGAATTGAAATGGGGAATGCCGTGTTATACCGGGGTGAACGGGAAGGGACAACCGAAAAATATTGTGATGGTGACTGCCTTCAAAGAGAATTGTGTGCTCAGTTTCTTCAAGGGATCTTTGTTGCAGGATCCGGTTGGATTACTAAAAAGTCCCGGAGAAAACAGCCAGTCAGTGCGCATGGCGCGATTTACAAATGTGGCAGATGTTCTTCGGTTGGAGAGTAAGTTGAAAGCCTATATTTTTGAGGCGATTGAGATTGAAAAAGCAGGAAAGGAAATCGAAAAGAAGAAGATTTCCGAATTTGAGGTTGTTGAAGAATTTCAACAAAAGTTAGACGAGAATCCCGATTTGAAAATGGCTTTTGAAACCCTGACG from Mangrovibacterium diazotrophicum harbors:
- a CDS encoding YdeI/OmpD-associated family protein → MNPKIDTYLVEGCGRCPLYRTPDCKVHRWQEELKQLRRIVLSCGLTEELKWGMPCYTGVNGKGQPKNIVMVTAFKENCVLSFFKGSLLQDPVGLLKSPGENSQSVRMARFTNVADVLRLESKLKAYIFEAIEIEKAGKEIEKKKISEFEVVEEFQQKLDENPDLKMAFETLTPGRQRGYLLHFSQPKQAKTRESRIEKCIPMIFSGKGLNDR